The sequence below is a genomic window from Oscillospiraceae bacterium.
ACGATCACGCGGTGGCCCAGCTCCAGCGCCTTGGAGAGCACGAAGCGGGTCTGGGGCATGGGGCCCTCGGCCGCGTCCACCAGCAGGATGACGCCGTTGACCATCTTCAGGATGCGCTCCACCTCGCCGCCGAAGTCGGCATGGCCCGGCGTGTCCACGATGTTGATCTTCACGTCCTTGTAGTGCACGGCGGTGTTCTTGGCCAGAATGGTGATGCCGCGCTCCCGCTCCAGGTCGTTGGAGTCCATGACCCGGTCCACCGTGGCCTGGTTCTCGCGGTAGATTCCGCCCTGCTTGAGCATCTCGTCCACCAGCGTGGTCTTGCCGTGGTCGACGTGGGCGATGATAGCGACGTTTCTCAGCTTTTCGTTCTGCAAAGGGATGCACCTCAAATCTATATTTCAAAAAGATACCGTTTCAAACTCGACCAGATATTATACCGTATTAAATCGGAAAACGCAACTTTTTTGCTCCGTTGATTTCATAAAATTTTGTGGTTTTTTACTGGGAAAGTTGACAGAAGCGCTGCGTTAGGGTACAATATCGCTTGCGCAGCCACATGCGCCTGTAGCTCAGCAGGATAGAGCGACCATGCACCCCGCGAAAGGCGGGCCTTTCACGGGGGCCCCGCGGCGGACTTGAATTTTGCCGCGCTGCGGCAAAAAACGGCGGTCGCCCCATTGTGTTTCACGTGCGCTCCATTGGGAGCCAACCCCTACTATGCGCCTGTAGCTCAGCAGGATAGAGCGACCGCCTCCTAAGCGGTAGGTCGGAGGTTCGAATCCCCTCAGGCGTGCCAAAAAGACATACCTCTCCCACAAGGGGAAGGTATGTCTTTTTATTTGGCGCGGCGCGTGATATAATCCACTTGAAACAGACGCCGGAGGCCCGGTTCAGGCAAGTGGGGGAGGAATCACATGTTTTACGCGTTGCCGTATGCGTCGCCCGTGGGGGAGCTGACGGTGGTCAGCGACGGGGAGCAAATTGTCGGATTGTGGATCGAGGGACAGAAGTATTTTCGCGCCACCCTGAGGGAGCCGCCCGCGGAGGGCGCGGATCTTCCCGTGCTGCGCGCTGCCCGGCGGTGGCTGGACGGGTACTTCGCGGGGGAGCGGCCCGACGCCTCCGCGCTGCCCCTGGCGCCCGCGGGCAGCGGGTTTCGGCAGCGGGTCTGGAGCATGCTGCGGGAGATCCCCTACGGCGAGGTGACCACCTACGGCGCGATTGCCAAAAGGCTGGCAGCGGAGCTGGGCCGGCCCACGATGTCGGCGCAGGCGGTGGGCGGCGCGGTGGGGCACAACCCCATCTCCATCCTGATCCCGTGCCACCGGGTGGTGGGCTCGGACGGCTCCCTGACCGGCTACGCCGGCGGGGTGGACAAAAAAGTCAGGCTCCTGGAGCTGGAGGGCGTGGATCTGTCCGGGCTGTCGGTGCCAAAGCGGGGGACGGCCCTTTAAAATGCGGCGCCGCCCGCGGAATAGCCGGGAAAAAGGGGAGGCCGGCCGCTATTTGCGGTTGGCTTCCTCTTTCTTG
It includes:
- a CDS encoding methylated-DNA--protein-cysteine methyltransferase; amino-acid sequence: MFYALPYASPVGELTVVSDGEQIVGLWIEGQKYFRATLREPPAEGADLPVLRAARRWLDGYFAGERPDASALPLAPAGSGFRQRVWSMLREIPYGEVTTYGAIAKRLAAELGRPTMSAQAVGGAVGHNPISILIPCHRVVGSDGSLTGYAGGVDKKVRLLELEGVDLSGLSVPKRGTAL